The Ailuropoda melanoleuca isolate Jingjing unplaced genomic scaffold, ASM200744v2 unplaced-scaffold7623, whole genome shotgun sequence genome segment ctgccttcagctaagggcgtgatcccggcattgtgggattgagccccacatcagggtcttccactgggagcctgcttcttcctctcccactcccctgcttgggttccctttcttgctgattGTCTGTCTCTCNNNNNNNNNNNNNNNNNNNNNNNNNNNNNNNNNNNNNNNNNNNNNNNNNNNNNNNNNNNNNNNNNNNNNNNNNNNNNNNNNNNNNNNNNNNNNNNNNNNNTTGCtgtgggtagcatggacattttaactatgttaattcttccaatccatgagcatggaatatttttccatttggtcttcctcaatgtctttcaagagtgatctatagtttctagaatataggtcctttatgtctctggttaagttaattccaaggtaacgtatggatTTTGNTATggattttggtgctattgtaaatgggatagattccctaatttctctttcttcagtctcgttattcatgtatagaaatgcaactgatttctgagcattgattttgtatccaccacattactgaattgctctataacttcttatagtttgggagtggattcttttgggttttccatatagagtatgatgtcatctgtgaagagagacattttgacttcttctttgctgatttggatactttttatccctttttgtcttctgattgctgttgcaaggacttctagtactaagttgaataatagtggcgagagtgggcatccttgtcgtgttcctgatcttaagggaaaggcttccagcttttcccaattgagaatattttttgcaataggcttttcatagatggcttttatgagattgaggaatgtaccctctattcctacactctgaagggttttattAAACCCAAGGGTGATGGAAGTCACAGGTAGTCTGCTGAGAGACTGCACAACAGAAGAAtctcactcatttattttcagGCAGTGACAACCCATTACATATATGCTTTTGAGATAAACAAGAACTAGTTTTCAAGTTAGGAGGACTTGACGGTACCATTTGTCACACTCAGTTCATTCCCCAGGTAATGGGGTGGTAATATGTGTTAGTTAATTGGATTTATCTAAAGGGGGAAAAACTTCTCACAGTTTATGACAAGAGATAGTTTTGCCACTTAGGGCAAGTTGCCTGCTGATGTTAGGGTCCTTCTCTGCCACAGAGCCTGAGAGATAAGGGTGCTACCTTCCTTGATGATTCATTTTCAAAGAGATGGATCCtaggtccttgagaaagaaatTCTGGGCCAGAAAGCTGGCAAGAAGCTTACTTAGCTTTTAAAAGCTTTAGACACCTAGGAGCAGCAAGGAGCTTATAATGATAAGTTTTCCAAAGCAGATACTCTGAGAAAAGAGGGGAGacacttctcttttttaaaatttgcatttgtcCTTACAcctctcactccctttctctcctcctttctctttcttgtccccCAATACTTCACCTCCCCTCTTAAAGCTACATCCTACTTGGACAGCTATTCATCTGCCATAAAAACCCCTTCTCTCTATACTTTTCATTCTCTGGATCCCTGGTGTTTTTGAGAGGTAAGGATCAAATCCTGCTGGTAACTTTCTCAGTGCAGCTGAGAAACAAATGGGTTTTCACTGCAGGAGGAAAGGGTGGGGCCATGTCAGAGGGATGGGCTCTATCTTTTAGGAGAAACAGCATATGGGTACTTGGAGAAGCTGGGGGagtagtttcattcatttgctcttctGTTTGCTCTCAGGGTCTCAGCCATGGAGCTCTGGAACCACACCTCCCTATCAGACTTCATCCTTTTGGGCCTGTTCAGCTACTCCACAAgtgatttattccttttttcccttgtcCTTCTGGCCTCTGCTGTGGCCCTACTTGGCAAcagcctcttcctcctgctcatcCAGGCCAACAGGCACCTGCACACCCCAATGTACTTTTTCCTCAGCCAGCTCTCCATCATGGACCTGATCGTGATGAGCTCAGTGGTGCCCAAGATGGCAGTCAATCTTCTGTCAGGCAGTAAGTccatttctaggggtgcctgtgCCACTCAGATCTTCCTAGTGGTCATGGTCACAGGAGCAGAGTGCTTCCTCTTGGCAGTCATGGCCTATGACCGGTATGCGGCAGTCTGCCACCCCCTGCGGTATCCTGTGCTCATGAACTGGAAGGCTTGCTCTCTCCTGACTGTGGCATCCTGGATGGTTGGGGTGTCGGACAGTGTGATTGACGTGGGTGTGGTCTTCAGTTTCCCTTACTGTGGCTCTCTGGAGGTAGATCACTTCTTCTGTGAGGTCCCTGCCCTGCTGCGTCTCTCCTGTGCTCACACCTCACTCTTTGAGGATCTCATCTATGCGTGCTGTGTGGTCATGCTGCTGTTGCCCCTTGTGGTCATTGTGGCTTCCTATACCCAGGTCCTCACCACTGTCATTAAGATGCCCTCCacagagggaaaacagaaggCTCTGACCACTTGCTCCTCCCACCTGGCTGTCGTGAGACTATACTATGGAGGAGCCATGTTTAGCTACATGCGAAGGGCCTCCAGTAGGACACCAGTGGGAGATCGAGCCACCTCCATCTTCTACACCATCCTCACTCCAATGCTCAACCCACTCAtttacagcctgaggaacagggaGATAACAAGGGCCCTGTGGAAGATGTTGGACAGATGGGGAGTGTTGGCATGCCTGCCCTTCTGAGGTTTCCTGTCTCGGTCTGCCTTTTTCTCTGCCAGCTCAGGCTTTCTtgtgtctcctcttcttcctctgtgctcatTGGGCCTCTCTGTCTGGTTGAGGCAAGGCTGTGAGCTGAGTAATCAGAAAATCATTTGGATTGAAGATGTCAGGGTAACAGATGGTACATGATCAGTTACATAATGAATCTTTTCCCACATTGAGCCATCACTATTTCCATGGAATGAAGGCCCATAGATGCATTAGTTCCATCCTCCCTACTTTATTCTGAGTTGCATGTTGAAAGTGATTGAGGAGGGGGAACCAATTCAGAACTCATTTGTGCTGAAATGTGGTACCTGATGTAGAGCCTGACATAGAGGAGCTGTGCTACTTTGGGCAaggttgtttctctctctggtcTTCCCTTTGTAATCTGTACCATCATAGCTAGAAGTAAAGTAAGTCCAACATTTCTGACACTAATTACTTACTAATTACAAACTATTTACTGGCATACAAACTCCATTTTTGTGTATCTTATGTTGTTAAGCAACATAAAGATTTTTGTGCCTTCTTGCAATTGTGTTGACATACAATTATTAAAGTgtaaaatctcaaagaaaaatggCCAGAGCATTTTGTAGCCTGCCACCTATACTGACAGCACCAGACTGCAGAAATTACAGAGGATGCAAACATGTCATTCCATGCAATGGAGGAATTTGGGATCAGATTGATTCTTGATCATTGAGAGTAAAGGTGGAATCAGAGTGATGTGTAAGAGGACTCTGGCAGGAACTGGTTTCTATAGTTTCCAACACAAGGTCTCTGGAGGGATTTGGAAAATAATCTCTTAACCATGTCTTCTGCAAAGATCTCCTTGAACACAGTGGACCAAACATCTTCCCTCCATCACTCATTCACACTGCTCTCAAGAGACCTGCATTGACTTCCCGAGAGCTCATGGGGGTGCACATAGAATGTTGAGGGAGAGGGCAAGGTCCAGTCCTGGGGGAGTCTGCCACAGTTACAATGTGTTCCAGGCACAAAGTACAGTGTTCTTGAGCAGAGAGAGCCAGGGATAAAGCTAAAGAGAGCTGACCAGAGGGAATGGGGACCACATTGCCTAGGGTCGATTAGGTCACTGTAAGATGGTCAGACTTTGAGCAGAGGGGAGATATAATCCACCCTACGGTTTCATAGAGTCACTGTGGCTATTCTGTAAGGTCCATGGCAATGTTCATATAATAATTCATGTGAGAAATGATGGCACATGGACTAGGGTAGAAATAAAGAAGGTTGCAGAAGTTGACAGATTTCAGATATAATTTGAAGGTCAAGCCCATAGAACTTTGTGCCTTATTGGAGCTGAAGATATTGTTAGTTCAAAAGATTGTATAAgggataaaatgagaaatgtcaTATAACTTGTTTGCTACTCTGAGCTCTATGATAGCTCCTTTTATTAAAATGCACATGTGCTTCAGTAATtaatccttttcttaaaaatgatataCAACGTTATGGCATTAGGAAGCAAATTTTTAAGTGGTTGTCTAATGTGAACGCATTATAGAGTGGATGTATTTTAGACCATTGTACGTGTTGCCCAACTTTCATTCCTGCACTTTCCCTGGTTCCTGTCTTGGTTGGGGATGCCTCAGTGCAGTTCCACATGGAGCACTGCCCACCTCTCCAGGTTCACAAAGAATTTCAACATCATTCCCATTTTCATGGAGGTGGAACCCCACAGCACCATAGGCCCCTCCTCAGGACCCAAGGCTGTGCAGCCTGGGCTTCTCCATCCTCCATATTTTTCACAACCATAAGTCTCCTGTGGCACTGggacagcccccacccaccccagggtAATTCTCACATCCTTGGGGGTTTCAGAGGAGGAGGTAGGCACATGGGCATCTCTGGGTATCCCAGGCCCAGCAATAGCCTTCCAGCATGCCTGCCAGACAGATGGCACAGGAAGGTGAAGCAGCTGGTGCGTGGGAGCTGCCCATCTCCTGGAAGTGCAGGAACTTCTTCTTCAATGCCACAGCCATGCATGGGTAGGAATTCTTCCAGCAGGAGGTGCCCTCCTGCCTGACTGTGAAGGTCAACCAGGGCAGGGTAGGGACACCAGAAAGGCACCTCCTCCATGGGGCAGAGCTCAGCCCTTTCCATAATGGCCTGGGGGCTTCAAGCTCTGCTGTCCTCCACTGGAACTGAGGCTATAGCTTTGTCAAAGTGTGGGAGCTCTAGAGGCAGAGAGGTTTGTGCATTTAACTATGGGAGATTAGGGGTGATTAGTGCATCACGTGTCTTCCAGGTACCAAGTACCATAGGAAACTCCCCAATATCCATGGTCTACCTGCTGTGGCATCTATCTCAGCTGTGGAGAACTGATGACTAGGGCACGGGAGCAGCATGAGTTACCGTCTTCTCCTATcccctgtttccttttctcctggtGATCCAAGCAGACTTCTGGACCCCATTCGCCTATTATCCTTGGTGGTTTTGCAGGTTGAATGTGATATACCTGGGTGTTTTGTGTTTGATTGGGTTTGGTTGTTTGCACTTATTCTGTGTGGTGCTCTCTAACCCTCCCTGATGGCTGCTTGTTTTGCTGTCTGACactaatttggggaaattctcctGTCATTACTGCCTCAgttgtttcttctgttcttgtctctcttttcctgctgGTATTCACCTTACACACTTGTTACACCTTAACAGTTGTCTCATatccttggatattctgttcctttttcccctactttttctctttgctttcagttttcaAAGTTTATGTTTTCATAACCTCAAGTTCAGAGATTCTTTCTCCGTCCGTGTCCATTCTGCCAATGAgaccatcaaaggcattcttcctttcctttagtGAGCTTGAACTCTAGCATTCTTCTTGATTCTTAGAACTTCCATCTCTGTGTATATTACCCATCTCTTCTtatatgttttctgtcttttctataAGAGCCCTTAGAATCTTAATCATAACTGTTTTTAATtcccagtctgataattccaatatcccTGCCATACCCTAATGAAGTTCTGATCCATGCTCTATctctttaaactgtttttttaccttttggtatgcctcataattttttgttgacaAGCAGACAGACATGATGACCTGGGTAAAAGGAATAGCTCTAAGTAGGTCTTTAGTGATGTGCCTTCAGGTGTGAAAGGAGAAGCATTCTTTAATTCTATGATTAGGTCTCCATTTTCTCATGAGCCTGTGTCCAAGGCTATGAGCTTCAAAGTGTTTCTCAGTGTTTTCCCACCCTTACGTGGGTCAACATGGCTACCGGAGGCTAGAGTTGTGTATTTCTGCTCTGCCAGGTTGATTAGGCTCTGTAAAAgtctagtgaaaaaaaaagactctgtaATAAAAGAGACTAAAAGATACTCtcttataaaaagatttatttattttagagatagaaagaCAGTGAGACAGCAAGAGTGAGgaaaagtggggagaggggcagagggagagagaaggaatcttTAGCAGACTCCCCTCAAGGCAGAGAGCCTGATTTGTGGCTCggtcctatgaccctgagatcatgacctgagctgaaatcaagagtcagatgctcaactgactaagccactcaggagcccctgttAAAAGGGTCTCTTGAGGACAGGACTTTTGAAGAACAGAATGCTCAgctgtatttcaaaataactattttcctcctccccctgctggtacTGGGAGGGAATTTTTCTTTGGTCTTCACTCTGAGGACCTGGTAGTactcctggaggtaaaactcatGAAAGTGTCTGAGAGTGCCCCTCTGACTGGAGGCACCCTCCACTgaagtttttaactctcagacttaTGTACattgagcctccagcaatttgcTCATTAGAGTTCAGATTTTCCAACCCCAGTATCGATTCCTGAGGAAGTCTGTGCTTGTGAGTTTTTGCTCTGGTTAGTTGTAATCTCTAAATCTCTATTTGACTCCAATTTTAGAGCAATGGTTTGTCTTGTGACCTTACCCCTCTGACAGATATgagttcttgatttttcagtttgttcggCTTTTTACCTTTTGTTAGGACAGTGATGACTTCCAGTCAGGGCATAACATCAGCACCAGAGGCTGAACTTCAGGAGGACCAGAGGGTGAGGTAAGTGTGCAGTGGCAGCTGCACACCTGGTTGCTTGGGGTGGGGCATGAGGCTGCCTCAGGGCATGTGCAGGGCATAGTATAGCAGATGTGCACAGGGCAGCTGTTCAAGGCATGTATGTGGCTTTAACAAAATTTGGTCTGAGGCCAGGGCTGAGGCCAGGAAGCTTGGTATGGGCTAGTCTGCAGAAGAACTCATGGGCATGCTACACAGCACACAGGTCAGGCAGAAACTAACTGTGCAGCGCCCCCTCCTGCTGGTAggtctgtgtttatgctggggggcATAGGAGGAAAATGGTGACCACCAGCTCCCTCATTTTCAATTAATTCCCTCAATAGGCTCCAAAATCAGTATGAAGAGATTTGTCTCCCATTTGCCCCAGCATTTTGTAAATGGCTGTTTTTATGTTGCCTCTCAGGGCAGGCTGCTGTCTCCTTATGAATGGTGATCCAGCTATAGGCACCCTAGGGATGCCCAGTGCTGAGATCTCCCAGGTTCCCAGTATCACTGGCTTTATAAACTCATGGAATTCAGCCCTCTGGTTTCTAAAGCCAAACACCATGGCAGTTAGTCCTTCCTGTGTGAGCTCTCAG includes the following:
- the LOC100481967 gene encoding olfactory receptor 2M3; translated protein: MELWNHTSLSDFILLGLFSYSTSDLFLFSLVLLASAVALLGNSLFLLLIQANRHLHTPMYFFLSQLSIMDLIVMSSVVPKMAVNLLSGSKSISRGACATQIFLVVMVTGAECFLLAVMAYDRYAAVCHPLRYPVLMNWKACSLLTVASWMVGVSDSVIDVGVVFSFPYCGSLEVDHFFCEVPALLRLSCAHTSLFEDLIYACCVVMLLLPLVVIVASYTQVLTTVIKMPSTEGKQKALTTCSSHLAVVRLYYGGAMFSYMRRASSRTPVGDRATSIFYTILTPMLNPLIYSLRNREITRALWKMLDRWGVLACLPF